The Macaca fascicularis isolate 582-1 chromosome 5, T2T-MFA8v1.1 genome segment gggGGGTGGttaaattacaaatttaatttatttaataggcTATTTAGATTATCTATTTATACCTGGATGAAAtaggtagtttgtgtctttcaagaaatttacctatttcatctaaattgtcaaatttattggcataatgttcattataatattttcttattttaaaaaatatatgtaaaatgtgtaGTGATGTTACCTTTATTATTTCTGACAATgtgtaatttgtgtcttctctcttttttcctctgatTGACTTGTCTAGAGGCTtaccaattttattaatcttcttAAAGCAGCAGCATtgggtttcattaattttttcattgattttatatactttattaatatctactctgatttttttcataagttCTCTTCTTctactttggttttattttgttctttgacttctagtttcttttctattttcttattccttttttttttagatatttgGAAATACAACTTTATTTTGATAAAGGAATGGGAATGATAGTAACAAACAAGATTTCACCACTGAATATTGTGATGTGACTGTGTGACTGTagcagtcttttttgttttttttgagatggagtctttctctgtccccaggctggagtgctgtggcatgatctcggttcactgtgacctctgacgccctggttcaagggattctcttgcctcagtctcctgagtagctgggattacaagcccacgccaccacccccagctaatttttgcatttttgtagagaggaagtttcaccatgttggtcaggatggtctcgatctcctgacctcgtgatcagtctgcctcgacctcccaaagtgctgggattacaggcttgagccactgcgactggcccaCTGTAGCAGTCTTATATTTGAAACTCTAGGAATCAACTAGGTTCCAAAACAGCTAAACATGCAGGTCCAAAcaatgaagatattttttaaactgcCACATTCACTCCGAAGCCCACTCATCTTCAGCATCCCACAGATGAAGCACATGTTCCGCTTAGCTAGATAACAATGAGGTGGCATACACACTGAACCACTGACATCACAGGACAACTGCCTATAAAACTAAGACTTCTGACGCTGGGCTCCAGCTTTATTCTCACAGGTCATTATCCTCATCCGGGAGAGCAGTTGTCTGAGCAAACTCTAAGTCGTGCTCATACTGTGCTGCCAAAGCTGGTCCATGACAACCTCCGGTGAGGAGAGAGCAGACATGGCAACAAATTCCAAGTTAGGGTCTCCAATGAGCTTCCTAGCAAGCCAGAGGAAGGGCTTTTCAAAGTTGTAGTTACTTTTGGCAGAAATGTCGTAGTACTGAAGATTCTTCCTTCGGTGGAAGACAATGGATTTTGCCTTCACTTTCCTGTTCTTAATATCCACTTTGTTGCCACACAACACGATGGAGATGTTTTCACACACTCGTACCTGATCTCTATGCCAGGTAGGCACATTCTTGTAAGTAACTCTTGATGTTACATCAAACATTATGATGGCACGCTGGGCTTGGTTATAATAGCCATCTCTCAGTCCACCGAATTTCTCCTGGCTGGCTGTGTCCCATACATTGAACTTAATAGGTCCTCTGTTGGTGTGGAATACTAGGGGATGAACCTCAACACCTAAGGTGGCTATACACTTCTCAAATTCACCAGTCAAATGACGTTTCACGAAGGTCGTTTTCCCAGTACCACTGTCACCAACCGATACAAGTTTGAACTGGACCTGGGGCTCTTCCTGGGCAGCCATCGTAGCTTTCTTTCCAGAAGCATCTACGCGCCCGTCTTCCTGAGctcttactcctttttttttttttttttttttgaaatggagtctcactatgtcacccaggctgaagtgcagtggtgtgatatggctcactgctgccttaaactcctgggctcaagcaatcctcctgccttagcttcccaagcagctgatacaataggcacgtgccaccttgcctggctcacgtttttatttatttatttatttattattattttttttttttgtagagacaggatctctctgcATTACCtacgctggtctcaaacccctggcctcaagcaatcatccaaCCTCAACCTTCTGcatactgggattacaagtgtgagccactgtgcccagctcctgtttctagtttcttttttcttcttttttttttttttttttttgagacggagtcttgctctgtcacccaggctggagtgcagtggccggatctcagcttgctgcaagctccgcctcctgggtttatgccattctcctgcttcagcctccggagtagctgggactacaggcgcccgccacctcgcctggctagttttttagttttttgtttttttattttttagtagagacggggtttcactgtgttagccaggatggtctccatctcctgacctcgggatccgcccgcctaggcctcccaaagtgctgggattacagcacccggcctgtttctagtttcttaaggtacaAGTTGAGGtcattgatttgagacctttccACTGTTCTACTATGGATGTTCAGTGTTACGGATTTACCTCCAAATATTTCTTTAGCTGTATCTCACAAAATTTAAAGagtgtgttttctctttcattcaaTCCTACACaattatacattttctatttttttcttttattcatagaTTATTTAAAAGAACATTGTTTAGTTTCAATATACTTGAggattttctagatttttttctgtttttgatttatAATCTAATTTATTGTGCTCATAGTACATACACTTTGCATGGTttgaatccttttaaatttatggaGGCATGTTTTGTGACCCAGAAAATGGtatgttttggaaaatgtttcatgtgcacttgggaagaatatattttatagtttagtATTGTGGAATGGattattctataaatatcaattaggtcAAGTTGACTGATGGTGCTCAACTcatattcttactgattttctgtttacTGGTTTTATCAATAACTGAACAGGGATTTTTGAAATATCTCACTATAATTCTGAATTTGTCTCTTTCTTATTGTACTTTGATCAGCTTTTGTTTCACGTGTTTTGATGTTCTGCCTCTTTATTATATGAAATGACCTTTTCATTCTCAATAATAATCTATGTTCTGAAATCTACTTTATCCTATTTTAATATAGccatttcatctttcttttcatagtgttagcatggtatatctttttccattcatttacttttaatcaatttgtgttttatatcaacacttttttcttcttctgtagcAGCATATAGAGTTGGgtcttgccttttatttcttaaattcagTCTGAGAATCTCTGCCTTTCACTGTggtgtttagaccatttacatttaatgtgatcaTTGATATGATGAGTCTAAATTTACCCTCTTGCCATTTTTTTCTATCTGTTCTTTGCctattatctttttctctttttttctattttctatttcttatcttttcccacttttaaataattgactactttatgctttcattttatattcattgtTGGCTTATTAGTTATAATGCTTTGCTGTGTAATTTTAGTGATAGCTTTGGTGTTTACAGGAAGTATCTTTAGCTTATTACACTCTACCTTCTAGTAACATACTgcttcatatatttataaaaatattaccaCAGTATACTTCCATTTTCTGCTCCAAGCCTTTGCACCACtgttgtcatacattttatttccacATATGTTATAAACCCCccaaaatattgttattatttttgcttcatatagTCACATATCTTTTAAAGATActtaaatagtaataaaaaatcattttaaaaacatgtagtTACCATTTTTGGTGCTTTTAATTTGAGCACAGATTATTATTTCtatctgttatttttcttctggctGAAGGACTTTTTATGTCATTCCTTGTATTTAGGCTCTGTTGGTGatgaattatttcaatttttgtaaGCTTCAAAATGCAGTttggttttgaaaaatatgtttgctGTGTAAAAGATTATCATTTGACTGATTTTTTCAGTACTTTATATTTCTCTACTGTCATCTGCATTACATTGTTTCTGATGAAAATCTAATGCCATCCTAATCTTTGTACCTCCCTACCCCACTCAGGACAACTGATGTTCCTTCGTATGTAATGTTTTTTTCCTTAtggctacttttaagatttttttctctctatcatCATAATTTTAAGCACTTTGATCATGTTGTgacttggtttctttttatttatttgtgtgtgtgtgtgtgtgcttagaGTTCATTGAGCATCTCTTGATCTGTGGACTTTGTACTtcattaaattgaaaatattttgatcattatcttttcaaatattaccttgaccttttttctttaagaactcCAATTACATGCATATTAGACAAGTTGAATTAGTCACGTAGCTCACTGATAACTCTGTTAAATCATTTTTAGTCATTGTGTTTTATTTGGCATAATTCCATCATCTTCAAATTaactaatattttcttctgcaatgaaTAATCTGCCATTAATCTCATAgagtatatttttcttcttgaacattctaattttttatttctagatgtT includes the following:
- the LOC102134069 gene encoding GTP-binding nuclear protein Ran-like; translation: MAAQEEPQVQFKLVSVGDSGTGKTTFVKRHLTGEFEKCIATLGVEVHPLVFHTNRGPIKFNVWDTASQEKFGGLRDGYYNQAQRAIIMFDVTSRVTYKNVPTWHRDQVRVCENISIVLCGNKVDIKNRKVKAKSIVFHRRKNLQYYDISAKSNYNFEKPFLWLARKLIGDPNLEFVAMSALSSPEVVMDQLWQHSMSTT